Part of the Cuculus canorus isolate bCucCan1 chromosome 25, bCucCan1.pri, whole genome shotgun sequence genome is shown below.
ACCCCATTTGCACATGCAGTGAGATGCTCCGgtgcctctccctgcctccaaCCCCAAGCGGGCAAGAGGCGCCCCCGGCAGCGTGAGTGGCCTTAGTTGGGTGAGTTTAAATGAACTTTGCAAGTGGGTTAAGCTGAAGGGGACGCGGATTTGGCCAAGTGGCTctcacagcagggctgtgtCCCAGCGGCCACCAAGACCCAACTTGGCATTCTGGGGAGCTTCCTTCTCCACTGAGGACAAGGAGCTCCATTGTTTGCTTGGCCGTGGGCTgtcccctgccctggcacacttcccctgccctggcactgcTCCCCTCGCCGCAGCCATTTCTCCTCATAGCGCCAGAGCCGCTGGGCTGCCCCggccctgctccctccccagagaaggttttggggtgtccctgccctgaGGAAGGGGAGATAGTTTGGTGGCTGTGCCCGATGCCAAGTGTCTCCCCACCCTTTGTCCTCTGCATCCTGCTGCAGAGGGGCCTCGGGGCGGCGGATGGTGCCCCTGTGCCCGGATCCATCCCCCTTCCCACTGTGTTTCCGCTGGCTGGACCACAGCCGCCTGTGCCCTGCGATAGGCATCCTGCGGCCTGGGCGGAGGGATGGATTCGGCCTCGGTCTCCAGTGGAAGGAGGGTGGGGAGCACAGGTGGTTTTGCCACTTCCCTCTATGGCTATGTCCCCAACACCCCTCGCCATGTCCCCAGTGTCGCTGTCACCCCTGCCCCCAGCCTGGGCTCCTCCATCCCGGtccagcagcatccctgcatccctttaCCAGCAGCGCTTGTGCAGGCGTGGGGACTCCTCAGGGGGGCTTTTCCTGTGTCCCCTGTTACTGCTCAGCCGGTCTCCAGCTGCATCCCCCGAGATAAGTGGGGCCCCAGCAGGGACGGCTGTGCCGGGGCTGCCAGCAGCGTTCGGGGATGGCGCTGGGTGCTGCTGCCGCCCTGCTCCGGGCGCTGCTGCTGGGGGGGCTCTGCTCAGCCCCCACCCTGGGGCtcctccaggacccccctgCTGTGTACCAGGGACCCCCCGACAGCTATTTTGGCTTCGCCCTGGATTTCTACCAAATCGACGGCAGGTAGGGAGTCCCGTGGGGCTGGGACTGGGCACAGCACCCGGACCCCCACCCTGACACCCAGTGTGCCCCCCAGGCCTGGCGTGGCGGTGGGAGCCCCCCGCGCCAACACCTCCCAGCCCGGCGTGGTGCAGCCCGGCGCCGTCTTCCTCTGCGCGTGGCCCCCGGACGGCAACCCCTGCCGCCCCCTCCCCATGGACGCGGCGGGTGCGTGAGTGCCGTGGGGCGATGGGTGGGCACAGGGGGGGCTGCGGGCCCGGCACGGTCCCCCTCTTGCTCTCGCTCAGGAGACGAGACCGAGACCCAGGGCACCTTGGAACTCCACACCTACAAGTCGCACCAGTGGCTGGGGGCGTCTGTCACCACCTGGGATGGCAAACTGGTGGTGGGTGCACCGGGCGGGTGACCTTGGGTGACGGCAGAGTAGGCACCCATCCCCATCGGCAATGCCactcccatcccattcccatcacTGTCCCCATTTCCATCCtattccatccccatcctcacactgtcctcatcccatctcccttcacattcccatccccatccccatcgcCATCCCTatcccctcctcatcctcatcccatcccatgccaTCCCTGTCCCTATTTCCATCCTATTCCATCCCTatcccctcctcatcccatccctgtcgCCGTTTCCATCCAATTCCATCCCTatcccctcctcatcccatcccatcccactcccaccccctccctgtccccccgcTGTCCCCAGGCCTGTGCTCCGCTGCAGCACTGGAATGCGATGGAGGGCCAGCAGGAATCTTTCCGCACGCCGACGGGCGCCTGCTTCGTGGCTGACCCCGAGCTGCACCGCGTGGCCTGGTACTCGCCGTGCCGCGACGAGCTCATGGCCAACACCTACCGGCAGAGCAACTATGGTGAGGGGGGTGGTGGGGGCGCGGGTGCCCCCCACCCCGCTCGGTCTCACCCTGCCCGGTGCCCACAGCCTACGACCGGCGATACTGCGAGATCGGCTTCAGCGCCGCCGTCACCGCGGTGAGTTGGGCGCCGTGTGCTCCCGCAGGGTCATTAATGCCTtgaaattggaagggggaagagttaGCTTGGACAtgaggaaggaattcttcccaacgagggtgaggaggccctggcccaggctgcccagagcagtggtggctgccccatccctggaggggttcaaggccaggttggatggggcttggagtgactggatccagtgggaggtgtctggtgggactgggtgggctttgaggtcccttctgacccaaagaATTCTGAGATTCCACACAGACCAGGGTTGGATCCTGGTGCTGGGGTGGGGATATCAGGGTGGGGGATGCTGGGATGAGGTTGTTCAGGTGTGGAGTGTGGGGTGAGAGTGTTGGGGTTGGGGTGTGGGGTGAAGGCGTTGGGGTTGGGGTGCTGGCATGCGGTGCCAGGGTGGGGGATGCTGGAATGGGGACACCGGAACATGGGTGCTCATGTGGGGGTGCCCGAGCAGGGAATGCTGGGATGAGGGAGCGCTGGGGAGGGGTATTTCAGGGCGAGAGGGTATCAGTGTcggggtgctggggtggggtGCCAAGGCAGGAGATGCCAGCGTGGGGATGCtggaatggggatggagggggtgCCAGGGAAGTGGGTGTCGGGGTGCTGGCATGGGGTGCCAAGGTGGGAGATTCTTGGGTGGGGGATGCCAGGATGAGAGATTCCAGGATGGGAGATGCTGGGAAGGGGGGTGCTGGCATGGGGATGCCAGGGTGGAGGCTGCTGAGGTGGGATATGCCGGGTGGGGGGAATCCTGGGGTGAGGGTGTCAGGTTGAGAGTGCCGGGGGAGGGGGAGATGCCAGGGTGGGAGATGCTGGATATGAGATGCCCGGGCAAGGGATGCTGTCCTGGGGGTTGCCAGGGAGGAGGGTGCCGGGTGCCACACGGTGGGCGCTGACTCCAGCTCTTCCCGCAGAATGGCCGTCTGGTGCTGGGAGCCCCCGGCGGGTACTTCTTCATGGGTGAGTCGTGCTCGGTCCAGCAGGTCACCTTTGGGGGGGCACAGTGGGAGGAGGGAACACCCGTAGGTGCCACCTGCAGTGGTGCCGCAGCCCAGGGTGGGTTCCAGGGCGCACCCGGCGCTGTCACCCAcctgtgtccccagggctcctgTACACCGTGGAGGTTGATGCTATTCTCACCCGCTTCCACGGACGGTCCCTGCTGTGGCCCGAGCGCCCGGGACGCCCCACAACGGAGCAGATGTCCATGGACTATGAGGATGGGTACCGGGGTGAGCAGGGCTTGGGGGCATCCTGGCCCCATAGCCAGCCCGGCCGGGGCACAGCAGCGTCACTGGTGCCCATCTCCCCGCAGGGTACTCGGTGGCCGTGGGAGAGTTCGATGACGACCCCAGAACCAAAGGTACAGTCGGGTGGGCGCAGAAGACACaagtggggacatggggacctCTGGGGTCTGGGGTGTCCTCCTTTTCCCTGGATGGGAGCTCtgcccatccctgtgtccccatggccaTCCCAGTGCCGGGGGTCATCCCTGTGCCCACTCCAGTTCTAGGGATCACCTCAGTGACCACCCCATTGTTGGGGTAACCTCTGTgcccccacgtcccccccaGCACTGGTGCCTATCCCAGTGCCAAGGGTCATCCCTGTACTCCCATGTCCCTTCCAGCGCCAGTGTCACCTCCATGCCCACCCTAGTGCTGGTGTCACCTCCACGCCTATCCCAGTGCCAGGGGTCATCCCTGTGCCCACTCCAGTGCCAGCAGTCACCTTGGTGACCACTCCATTCTTGGGGGTCACCTCTGTGCCACCATGGCCACCCCGGTGCTGGTGTCACTtctgtgcccccccagtgccagGGGTCATCCCTGTGCCCCCGTGTCTCCTCCAGTGCTGGTGTCTCCTCTGTGCGCCCCCCCAGTGTAGGGGTGTACCCTGTGCCCCCATGCCCACCTCAGTGCCAGCGTGGGGGCACTCAGGGCTCTTGTACCCCGCAGAATTCGTGGTGGGGGTCCCCAACAAGAGCAACACAAGGGGCGAGGTGAGTGGTGTGGGGGTGTCTGGCGATGGGGACGGGGCAGAGGTCGGTGTCCCCTGAGGTGGCACCCGGGGCTGGGGACGGTGCCAGGCCTGACGCCACTCCGGCAGGTGGAGATCTTCAGCGCAGGGGGGACTTTGCGCCAGCTGCAGGGCATCGACAGTGAGCAGGTACCCcaccatccccagcacccccagacccactgccctgtgccccccagcaccccaatcCCCACTGCCCTGTGtcctccagcacccccagccccactgtcCTGTGTCGCCCAGCACCCCTGGCCCCActgccctgtgccccccagcacccccatccccactgccctgtgccccccagcacccccagccccactgtcctgtgtcccccagcacccccagccccactgtcCTGTgttccccagcacccccatctCCACTGCCCtgtgcaccccagcacccccagacgcactgccctctgccccccccccccttccttcctgcccCATCACCCCCAGAGCCTTTCCCAatgtccccagtgctcccctcaccccctccgCCCCTTCCGCGGGTCCCTGCTGCCCACTGACCCCCTGTCACACCCCAGCACCAAACTgaccccccaaactgccccccctCCAATATCACCCCCTATCACTCCCAGCATCCAACTGGTTCGTCTTcaccccaccacctccatcACACAGTGCCCCCGTCATGgacccccactgtccccccacCACTCTTCGCCCACTCCTCCCATCACTCCGTTCACCCCCGGTGTCCCCAGCACGACCCATTGTCCCCTCTGGTGTCACCATTCTCAGGTGGCATCGTACTTCGGGCACGCGGTGGCTGTGGCCGATGTCAATGGGGACGGGTGAGAGGCAGAACCGTGTCCCCTCAACATCCCCCCGCAGGGGCACCCACGGCACTCGGCCACCCCTGAGTGCCACCGGTCCCCACGCGCAGGCGGGATGATGTGCTGGTGGGTGCTCCGCTGTACCTGGCGCGGCAGGCGGACGGGCAGCGCGGCGAGGTGGGGCGCCTCTACCTCTACCTGCAGCGGGGGCGGAGGGGCTTCACCCGGCCCCCCCAGACCCTGACGGGCACCCACCCCTACGGGCGCTTCGCCGCCGCCATCGCCAGCCTCGGTGACCTGGACAAGGATGGCTATGATGGTAACACCGGCCTGGAGTGGGGGTGGTGGCTGTGCCGGGCGGTGTGCCACCCGCTGTGCCCGGGGTTGAGccactggggaaactgaggcaggctgggggagagggggaggcaGAGCAGGGTGGGGACACTGTGATGGGGATGACGGAATGGGGATGTTGGGATGGGGATATTGGAGTGAAGAGTGCCGAGATGGGGATGCTGAGGTGGGGATGATGGAATGGAGATGTTGGGATGGGGACCATGGGATGGGGGTGCCAGAGCAGAGGATactgggctggggctgctgggatgagggtgctgggatggggatgatggaaTGGGGATGACAGGATGGGGATGacgggatggggatgatggggtgGAGGGCTGTGATGGGGATGATGGAATGGGGGTGATGGAATGGGGATGCTGGGATGGGGATATTGGAGTGGAGGATGCTGGGTTAGggacaatgggatggggatgccaGGGCAGAGtatactgggatggggatgtCAGGGTGGGGATGCCAGGGGGGTAAGATGCCAGGACAGGGAGGCACCTGGTGGCTACTCATATCCCTTGTGTCCCCAGATgtggctgtgggtgccccatttGGGGGTGATGGTGGCAGTGGGCAGGTCTTCATCTTCCGCGGGCAGAGTGAGGGTTTGATGCCGGTGCCCACCCAGCGTCTCAACAGCCCCTTCCCCGGCCCGTCCGCCTTTGGCTTTGCCCTACGTGGGGCCACTGACCTGGATGGCAATGGCTACCCGGGTAGGGCCCTTCCGCGTGGCCACCACCATGTCACCCCGGTGCCACCCACCCCATCACTGACCCCTGCTTGTCCCCACAGATCTGCTGGTGGGGGCGTATGGGGCAGCCAAGGTGGCCGTGTACCGGTGAGTGCCCGTCTCACCGGCTCTGGTGGCTGCACAGCCCGGGGGTCCCTGCCCGGCGCCCCCACTCCTCAGCTCTGTCCCCGTCTCCGCAGGGGACAGCCCGTGGTGGTGGCCAGGACCCAGCTGAGCGTTCCCGATGGGCTGAACCCCAAGATCCTGGCGTGTGTCCTGCCCGGCTCCGGTGCCCACGTCAGCTGGTGAGCTGGGGGGCACCGCCATGGGGGTGGGACAccaccgctgccctggggcCACCACCGGTGTTGGGGGACCAGTCTGGGGGCAGCAGCGggtccctgagcatccctgggtgCTGTCGCCCTTGCAGCTTCCCCGTGGTGCTGTGCGTCAGTGTGACAGGCCAGCGCATCCCCCAGAACATCAGTGAGTGCCAGCATCACCCGCAGCCACCCCCGGGCTGTCACCAGGGGTGACACCGTGCCATGTCCCCCCTGCCCGCTGTGCCCTGCCAGACCTCGCGGCCGAGCTGCAGCTGGACCGGCTGAAGCCCAAGCTGTCCCGGAgggtcctgctgctgcagggccaCCAGTCGTCCTGGCACGGGGAGCTGATGATGTCCCCAGGGTCACCCCCACAGTGCCACAACCTCACCGCCTACCTGCGGGTATGGGGACAGTGCCAGCGCTGGGTGGCACACGGGGGACAGTGGGGAACTGAGCCCCAGGAGGgtgggggacagggatggggacagtggcatctccagctgggatggggacagggaaggggacAATGGTCTCTCCAGTCCCTGAAAAgtgggggacagggatgggacagtGGTGTCCCCAGCCTGAGAAGGTACATGACcaagatggggacagggatggggacactgggatggatacccagctgggctggggccagggctgggggcagcAGTGACCCTGCCGTGGCGGGGTGGCACGAGGTGCCAGCGGGTGCCATCCGCTTGGTGTCCCCAGGACGAGGCCGACTTCAAGGACAAGCTGAGCCCAGTGGCGCTGAGCGTGGCGCTGGCGCTGCCCGTAGGGACCCGGGGGCTCGTGCTCTATGGGGACACTCAGGTGCAGGCACAGGTAGGGGGACACTTCCAAGCGTCCCCAgagcctccagcccctctgggACACTGTCGTTTCCTTCCCACTGTCCCCAGTCCCAAACTGGAATGTCCCCCAGTCCTCCCACtacccccagtccctccctggAATGTCCCCCAGTTGCCCCAGTGTCCTCAGTCTCCTttccagtgtccccagtccctccctggAATGTCCCCTCTGTATGCGCTGTTGCCCCGAGTGACTCCCATCCTGCTCTTCCCTGTCTCactgtcccccatgtcccccttgtcccccgtgtccccctctgtcccccatgtcccctatGTCCACCAtgtcccccatttccccccttgTCCCTCATGTCCCCCATGTCGCCCATGTCCCCCCAGACCCATCTCCTCCTGGAGGACTGTGGCGAGGACAACTTCTGCGTCCCCGACCTCAGCCTGGCCGCGCACACGTGAGCTCTCACCGGGGCATGGGGTGCCTGCTGTCCCCCCCGGGTGCCgaccccgtgtccccatgtccccccaggCCCAGCCAGCGGCTGCTCATTGGGGCGGAGGCCACACTGCGCCTGCACACCACGGCCACCAACGCGGGCGAAGGGGCTTTTGAGGCTGAACTGCGGGTGCAGCTGCCGCCCGGCACCCACTACCAGGCGGCCAGGAGCAACATCCCAGTGGGTGCTGGGGTCACACTCTGTGGGTGCCTAATGGCCATGGGTGCCCAGTGGTGATGGGTGCCAAGGTTGCCCTGGTTGGAGGGGAGCTCATCCCTTACCCTTGATGGCCATGACCCTCCATGTAGGTGCCCAGTGGTGATGGGTGCCCCGGGTGCCCAAAGTGGATGGCTTGTACCCTGCCTGTGGTGGTCACCATCCACCATGTGGTTGCCTAATGGTCATTGGTGCCCAGCGGTGATGGGTGCCCAGTAGTGATGGGTGCCAGCGGTGGGGAGGATCACGCCCTGCCATTGATGGCCATCACCCTCCATGTGGGTGTCCGGAGGTGATGTGTGCCAAGGGGTTCCCTGGTTGGAGGATGGGGTCACTCCCTGTCCTTGGTGGTCATCACCCTCCCTGTGGTTGCCTGATGATGATGGATGCCCATCAGTGATAGATGCAAGGTGTTGCCCAGGGTGGGGGCTCATACCCTGCCCTTGTTGGCCATCACCCTTCATGTAGGTGCCCAATGGTGATGGGTGCCAGGGGTATCCAAAACGGGGTGCTCATGCCCTGCCCTTGGTGGCTATCACCCTCTGTGTGGTTGCCTGGTGGTGATGGGTGCCTGGGCGGGAGGGCCTCATATCCTGCCCTTGGACCGTATGTGTCCCCAGGGTGGTTGGTGCATGAAGGAGGGGGGTCCATGATGTGTCACCTCTCTGCGTCCCCaccctgcagggacaggagaagaTGAGCTGCAACCCCAAGAAGGAGAATGGGACCCATGTGGTGCTCTGCGAGTTGGGCAACCCCATGAAAGCAGGTGCCCAGGTAAGGGGCTGTGGGGTCCCATCATCCTGGCGTCGGGGCTGGGCACGGCTGGCAGTGGCAAGTCACCCACCCTCCTGCCACCCCCCCAGATCACCGTGGACATGGAGCTGAGCGTGTCCGGGCTGGAGGACATGGGTGATGCCATCACtttccagctccagctgcggAGGTGACACCGTGCCAATCCCCTGTCCTCTGCTGGGACCTGGTCACCCAGGACTTGGTGGCCTCAGCGTGTCCCCAAACTCACCCCACCATGTCCCCACAGCAAGAACAGCCCCAGCCCTGTCAATGTGTCGGTGACAGTGCCTGTGGAGGCGCAGGCGGAGATGGAGCTGCGAGGGTGAGCGTCTGGGGGTCACGGGGGACTCGGGGAGGACACGAGGGGACACTGACCTCCCTTTCCCACCAGCAACTCCCTGCCTGCCACCACGGTGCTGCCCATGAGCTGGCACAGGGTGGAGGGCAGCCGTCAGCTTGACGACCACGGCATCAGGGTTGAGCACGTCTACCAGGTAGATTGTGAATCCATGGGTACTGGGAGCCCATCCCTGGTGTCAACTCCCCGGTGTCACCTTGTTGTCCTCCCTCAGCTCCACAACAAGGGTCCCAGCACCGTCAGCGGGGTCACCCTGCATCTCGCTGTCCCCAGCCGGCTGGGTGGCCACATCCTGTTCTACCTGCTGGAGCTGGGCACCGAGGGTGGCATGAGCTGCACCAACCCACCCAACCTCAACGCCAACCAGGTGagggtgctgctgcctggggacaCGCACCCACCCACCAGGGTCTGCGTGCGTGACAAGGTGACATGTGTGTCCCCCCTTTATCTCGTTCCAGCTGGAGATTCCCCAGCCCACGGGCGCAGCGCCCCGAAATGGCACCCACCGGCGGGAGCgcagggaggtggaggagcccttgggtgctgggctggaggagcccATCACCGTGGTGAGTCCATGGTGACCTGCAGGCCATGGTGGGTGTGGGGGCTTGGGAGTGCCTGGAGGAACCCATCCCCACCATGAGCGGGTGCTCCTGATGTGTGCGGGGGATTGAGGGTGCCTGGAGGAACCCGTCCTCATGGTGAGTGAGTGAGTGCACCTGATGGGTGTGGGGGCTTGGAGGTTCCTTGAGGAGCCCATGCTCATGATGAGTGGGTGCTCCTGGGGACCTGCAGACCATGGTGAGtccaggggtttgggggtgccccccggtggtggggtgggtgggggtGAAGGTGACACCGTGTCCCACAGAACTGCAGCAATGCCACGTGCGTGGACATCATCTGCCGTGTGCCCAGCCTGGCCAAGGACCAGCGGGCGCTGGTGAGCATCCAGGCCCTGCTTTGGATGGACACCCTGCAGCAGGTATTGTCCCCTCTTTGGGACAGGGTGGCACTGAGTCCCCAGGGTGTCCTCACCATGTCCCCTCCTGTGTGGTGGTGCAcggggagctgcagagagcatccctggggatgcCGGGTGTGGGGTCATGGGTGTCCCATTGGCTGCCAGCACCTCTGATGCCATGTCCGGTTGTGTCCCCATGTGTCCCCATGTCTGTCCTCAGCGGGAGCACCTCCTGAAGCAGTTCCTCATCCAGTCACAAGCCTGGTTCAACACCTCGGCCATGCCCTACCACGTCCAGCCCCGTGTCCTGCCCACCGGAGAGGCCATGGTAGGGCTGGCCCAGGccagggggacacagggacaggctgTGGTGGCCCCAGTGTCACCCACCTGTCCTCCACAGGCTGTCACTGAGGTGGTGCGCACCAGCCCGGCGGGCGAGGGGGCTGTGCCTTTGTGGTGGGTGGTGCTGGGGGTCCTGGCCGGGTTCCTGCTCCTTaccctcctcatcctcttcatGTGGAAGGTGAGTTGGGAGGGGGACGCTGGTGACACCAGTGATGCCCTGCCATGGTGGTGGAACCATGATGGCACTGCGGACACCCATGAAATGGGAGACTCAGAACCTGGAGTGATGCTGTGAGGTCCTCCAGGGGAGATGTGAGGTCCACCAGGTGTGATGCCACCGGGTCCCCCAGGGCTGGGCTATCACCGTGTCCCTCTTCCAGGCGGGTTTCTTCAAGAGGACACGGCCAcccatggaggacatggaggaacTGGCACCTGGCCAGGCCCAGGAGCCAGAGGGTGCCCAGGGCTAGCGGCGTACCCCGGAGTCTCCCCGCACCCCCACAGCATGGCCTGTTCCCTGTCCCAGCCCCCGTGCCCTCAACACCCCCGGGTGCTCATGGGACACAGCACCCATGTCCCAGCGCCCCCGCCCAGGATGggtcccaccaccacctgctGGGATGGTGCCTGTGACCCATCGGATGGTGCCCACCACCTGCTGGGAATGTGTCCATGACCCACCGGATGGGTCCCACCGCCCTGTCCCAGCACCCTTGGGTGCTCGGGGGGTCCAACCGCCCCCGCGCCTCCCGGACAATAAACCCTCTGCCCGTCACCGGGGTGCTTCCCGCGAGTATGGGGGTCGGTGCTGGTACCGGGGTCTCTCCTGGGATGCCGGTGCCCAGTCCCGGTGCTGGGGCGGTGTCCCGGTGCCGCTCAGGGCGGTTCCGGGGGCGGTGCCGGTCTCGAGGCGGTGTCGGTCGGGGCGGTGCCGGTACCGGGGGCGGTACCGACGATGGGGACTGGCGCCGGGGCGGTACCggggggtcccggtgccggTTGGGGCGGTGCCAATACCGGGGGCGGTCCCGGTGCCGGGGTTCGGGGCGGTCCTCGGGGGGGTTGGGTCCTACGGGGTGTCCCCTCCCGGTGCGGGGCGGTGCTGGAGGGGTCCCGGTGTGGGCGGTCCCGGTGTGGGCGGTCCCggggcggtgccggtgccggggcggtgccggtgccgggGCGGTGCCGATGCTCGGGGCGGTGCCGGTGCTCGGGGCGGTCCCggggcggtgccggtgccgggGCGGTGCCGATGCTCGGGGCGGTGCCGGTGCTCGGGGCGGTCCCggggcggtgccggtgccggggcggtgccggtgccgggGCGGTGCCGATGCTCGGGGCGGTGCCGGTGCTCGGGGCGGTCCCggggcggtgccggtgccgggGCGGTGCCGATGCTCGGGGCGGTGCCGGTGCTCGGGGCGGTCCCggggcggtgccggtgccgggGCGGTGCCGGGGTCGCTGCGGTGCCCGGCGGCCCCGGCAGGTGGAGCCCGGTGCCCGCGGCGGGCCGGGCATGGCGGGGTAGCGGCGCGGAGCGACCATGCggccccgccgcctcccgccggtgccggtgccggtgctggcggtgctggtgctgctgggcgggcgggcgcggggcgcgGCCGAGGCGGCGCACGGTGAGAGCGGCTTTGTCTGCGGGGACCGAGCCCCGAACGGCCCCGGCTGCGTGTCCGGCCCTTTGCCCGCCCGCCcgtccctccatccctccatccatccttccatccatccctccatccatccttccatccatccattcctccatccatccgtccctccccccctcccccgacTCTGTCTCTGTTCCAACCCTCCGGGCTGAAAATCCATCCGTCTGTCTGTCGGTAACCGCCGGAGCTGTCTGTCCgtccctctgaccccccccggCTGTCTGTCCGTCCGTCTACTCGcccatccatccttccatccctccctccctccgtTCCCCCCCCGGCTGTGTCTCTGTCCTCCCCCCGGGCTGTAAATCCATCCGTCCGTCTGTCTGTAACCCCTAGGCTGTCTGTCCgtccctccatccccatggCTGTCCGCCTGGCCCCCTCCCTACCCGGGGCTGTCTGTCCATCCTTCCGCCCCCCCGGCTGCCTGTCTTCCTCCCTCCCGGACTGTCCAGCCATCCCTCTGCCCCcgtgtctgtctgtcttccCCGCACCCCGGGCTGTCCATTCATCTGTCCGTTCCCGCCGGCTGTATGTCTGTCCCACGCCGGGTTGTCCGCCAACCCCTGTGTCTGTCCACCTTTCCCCCCCCCGGCCTGTCCATCTATGCATCCAGACCCCCGCCCCcggctgtctgtctgtccctctcccagcctgtccatccatccctccttccccccccagCCATCTGTCTGTCGTCATCCGTCCCCCCACCCGGGCTGTCCATCCATCTCTCTGTCCCCCCGTCTCTCTGTCCATCCCCCCAGGTGGTTCATCTATCCTTCCATTACCTCTGGGTGTCTGTTCGCCTGCCACCCCCTCTCTGGGCTGTCTGTCCATCCGTCTGTCTGTGTACCATATGCACCCCACAGCTGGCTGGCTGTCCCAACTGCCCCCGGGCTgtccatccgtccatccatccatccatccatccatccatccaatcCTCCCCTCCTggttgtctgtctgtctgtccccccTCCCTGTCTGTCTGTCACTCTCCCCCTCCCAGAGTTGTTCGGGCATAGGGTGCTGGGTGGGAggtctgggggtgcaggagggtgGGTGGGGGCCCTGGGCAgagtttggggtgcaggagggtgGGGGTGGTCCCAGGCCATGGAGGGGCCCTGGGCAGAGTTTGGGGTGCAGCAGGGTGGGAGTGGTCCCAGGCCATGGAGGGGCCCTGGGC
Proteins encoded:
- the ITGA2B gene encoding integrin alpha-IIb isoform X3 produces the protein MALGAAAALLRALLLGGLCSAPTLGLLQDPPAVYQGPPDSYFGFALDFYQIDGRPGVAVGAPRANTSQPGVVQPGAVFLCAWPPDGNPCRPLPMDAAGDETETQGTLELHTYKSHQWLGASVTTWDGKLVACAPLQHWNAMEGQQESFRTPTGACFVADPELHRVAWYSPCRDELMANTYRQSNYAYDRRYCEIGFSAAVTANGRLVLGAPGGYFFMGLLYTVEVDAILTRFHGRSLLWPERPGRPTTEQMSMDYEDGYRGYSVAVGEFDDDPRTKEFVVGVPNKSNTRGEVEIFSAGGTLRQLQGIDSEQVASYFGHAVAVADVNGDGRDDVLVGAPLYLARQADGQRGEVGRLYLYLQRGRRGFTRPPQTLTGTHPYGRFAAAIASLGDLDKDGYDDVAVGAPFGGDGGSGQVFIFRGQSEGLMPVPTQRLNSPFPGPSAFGFALRGATDLDGNGYPDLLVGAYGAAKVAVYRGQPVVVARTQLSVPDGLNPKILACVLPGSGAHVSCFPVVLCVSVTGQRIPQNIRRGRLQGQAEPSGAERGAGAARRDPGARALWGHSGAGTDPSPPGGLWRGQLLRPRPQPGRAHGQEKMSCNPKKENGTHVVLCELGNPMKAGAQITVDMELSVSGLEDMGDAITFQLQLRSKNSPSPVNVSVTVPVEAQAEMELRGNSLPATTVLPMSWHRVEGSRQLDDHGIRVEHVYQLHNKGPSTVSGVTLHLAVPSRLGGHILFYLLELGTEGGMSCTNPPNLNANQLEIPQPTGAAPRNGTHRRERREVEEPLGAGLEEPITVNCSNATCVDIICRVPSLAKDQRALVSIQALLWMDTLQQREHLLKQFLIQSQAWFNTSAMPYHVQPRVLPTGEAMAVTEVVRTSPAGEGAVPLWWVVLGVLAGFLLLTLLILFMWKVSWEGDAGDTSDALPWWWNHDGTADTHEMGDSEPGVML
- the ITGA2B gene encoding integrin alpha-IIb isoform X4 gives rise to the protein MALGAAAALLRALLLGGLCSAPTLGLLQDPPAVYQGPPDSYFGFALDFYQIDGRPGVAVGAPRANTSQPGVVQPGAVFLCAWPPDGNPCRPLPMDAAGDETETQGTLELHTYKSHQWLGASVTTWDGKLVACAPLQHWNAMEGQQESFRTPTGACFVADPELHRVAWYSPCRDELMANTYRQSNYAYDRRYCEIGFSAAVTANGRLVLGAPGGYFFMGLLYTVEVDAILTRFHGRSLLWPERPGRPTTEQMSMDYEDGYRGYSVAVGEFDDDPRTKEFVVGVPNKSNTRGEVEIFSAGGTLRQLQGIDSEQVASYFGHAVAVADVNGDGRDDVLVGAPLYLARQADGQRGEVGRLYLYLQRGRRGFTRPPQTLTGTHPYGRFAAAIASLGDLDKDGYDDVAVGAPFGGDGGSGQVFIFRGQSEGLMPVPTQRLNSPFPGPSAFGFALRGATDLDGNGYPDLLVGAYGAAKVAVYRGQPVVVARTQLSVPDGLNPKILACVLPGSGAHVSCFPVVLCVSVTGQRIPQNINPSPPGGLWRGQLLRPRPQPGRAHGQEKMSCNPKKENGTHVVLCELGNPMKAGAQITVDMELSVSGLEDMGDAITFQLQLRSKNSPSPVNVSVTVPVEAQAEMELRGNSLPATTVLPMSWHRVEGSRQLDDHGIRVEHVYQLHNKGPSTVSGVTLHLAVPSRLGGHILFYLLELGTEGGMSCTNPPNLNANQLEIPQPTGAAPRNGTHRRERREVEEPLGAGLEEPITVNCSNATCVDIICRVPSLAKDQRALVSIQALLWMDTLQQREHLLKQFLIQSQAWFNTSAMPYHVQPRVLPTGEAMAVTEVVRTSPAGEGAVPLWWVVLGVLAGFLLLTLLILFMWKVSWEGDAGDTSDALPWWWNHDGTADTHEMGDSEPGVML